From a single Cupriavidus taiwanensis LMG 19424 genomic region:
- the rpsI gene encoding 30S ribosomal protein S9, producing the protein MIGNWNYGTGRRKSAVARVFIKSGKGDIVVNGKPIKEYFARETSLMIVRQPLELTAHAETFDIKVNVTGGGETGQAGAVRHGITRALIDYDATLKSALSKAGYVTRDAREVERKKVGFHKARRRKQFSKR; encoded by the coding sequence ATGATCGGTAACTGGAATTACGGTACTGGCCGCCGCAAGAGCGCTGTGGCACGTGTCTTCATCAAGTCGGGCAAGGGCGACATCGTCGTCAACGGCAAGCCCATCAAAGAGTATTTCGCTCGCGAAACCTCGCTGATGATCGTGCGCCAGCCGCTGGAACTGACCGCTCACGCTGAAACGTTCGACATCAAGGTCAACGTGACAGGCGGCGGCGAAACCGGCCAGGCCGGCGCAGTGCGCCACGGCATCACCCGTGCCCTGATCGACTACGACGCGACCCTGAAGTCGGCCCTGTCGAAGGCTGGCTACGTCACGCGCGATGCCCGTGAAGTCGAGCGTAAGAAGGTCGGCTTCCACAAGGCGCGTCGTCGCAAGCAGTTCTCGAAGCGCTGA
- a CDS encoding bactofilin family protein yields the protein MLFSKKKGLSIDTLIGEDTAIDGDLVFAGGLRLDGRVRGNVTAAPGKASMLVVSEKGMVEGEISVGHLVLNGTVKGPVHAADLLELQPQARVLGDVRYAALEMHQGALVEGRLMPLVQGEVKALPNLVEAAPVDEVTEAAAVDGETPAAEAGPTEKAA from the coding sequence ATGCTGTTTTCCAAGAAGAAGGGCCTTTCGATCGATACGCTGATTGGCGAAGACACCGCCATCGACGGCGACCTGGTGTTTGCCGGCGGCCTGCGCCTGGATGGCCGCGTGCGCGGCAACGTGACCGCGGCACCGGGCAAGGCCAGCATGCTGGTGGTCAGCGAGAAAGGCATGGTCGAGGGCGAGATCAGCGTCGGCCACCTGGTGCTGAATGGCACCGTCAAGGGCCCGGTGCACGCCGCCGACCTGCTGGAGCTGCAGCCGCAGGCGCGGGTGCTGGGCGACGTGCGCTATGCCGCGCTGGAAATGCACCAGGGCGCGCTGGTCGAGGGCCGCCTGATGCCGCTGGTGCAGGGCGAGGTCAAGGCTTTGCCGAACCTGGTCGAGGCGGCGCCGGTGGACGAAGTGACCGAAGCGGCCGCTGTTGACGGGGAAACTCCGGCAGCCGAAGCCGGTCCCACTGAAAAGGCCGCCTAG
- the erpA gene encoding iron-sulfur cluster insertion protein ErpA — protein MNAVAEAPVTEDVPAPFVFTDSAADKVKQLIEEEGNAELKLRVFVQGGGCSGFQYGFTFDEEVNEDDTTMVKNGVTLLIDSMSYQYLVGAEIDYKEDINGAQFVIKNPNASTTCGCGSSFSV, from the coding sequence ATGAACGCAGTCGCAGAGGCACCCGTTACCGAGGACGTGCCGGCACCGTTCGTCTTTACCGACAGCGCCGCCGACAAGGTCAAGCAGTTGATCGAGGAAGAGGGCAATGCCGAGCTGAAACTGCGCGTGTTCGTGCAGGGCGGCGGCTGCTCGGGCTTCCAGTACGGCTTCACCTTCGACGAGGAAGTCAACGAAGACGACACCACCATGGTCAAGAACGGCGTCACCCTGCTGATCGACTCGATGAGCTACCAGTACCTGGTCGGCGCCGAGATCGACTACAAGGAAGACATCAACGGCGCGCAGTTCGTGATCAAGAACCCGAACGCTTCGACCACCTGCGGTTGCGGCTCGTCGTTCTCGGTCTGA
- a CDS encoding phytanoyl-CoA dioxygenase family protein, with protein MEITREQIDTYQRDGVLVLRGAFTDWVERLREGFAQNLAEPGPFAIENVRAGEGGRFFEDYCNWQRIAPFAAFIRESAAAGIAGRIMQSQAVQVFHEHILVKEPGTAKPTPWHQDLPYYCVDGTQTASYWIPLDPVTQANTLRVVAGSHRWPRLVRPKRWASNENFYGGDDAFMEMPDVEDGSHTLLAPELEPGDAVVFDFRTVHGAAGNTGSGRRRAFSARFLGDDVRFMQRPGRTSPPFPGIGQQTGERLREDWFPVVWRAAQ; from the coding sequence ATGGAAATCACCCGGGAACAGATCGACACCTACCAGCGCGACGGCGTGCTGGTCCTGCGCGGCGCCTTTACCGACTGGGTCGAGCGCCTGCGCGAAGGCTTCGCGCAAAACCTGGCCGAGCCCGGCCCCTTTGCGATCGAGAACGTGCGCGCCGGCGAGGGTGGGCGCTTTTTCGAGGACTATTGCAACTGGCAGCGCATTGCGCCGTTCGCCGCGTTTATCCGCGAGTCGGCCGCGGCCGGGATCGCCGGGCGGATCATGCAGTCGCAGGCGGTCCAGGTATTCCACGAGCACATCCTGGTCAAGGAGCCGGGCACGGCCAAGCCCACGCCGTGGCACCAGGACCTGCCCTACTACTGTGTGGACGGCACCCAGACCGCGAGCTACTGGATTCCGCTGGACCCGGTCACGCAGGCCAACACGCTGCGCGTGGTGGCCGGCTCGCATCGCTGGCCGCGCCTGGTGCGGCCCAAGCGCTGGGCCAGCAACGAGAACTTCTACGGCGGCGACGATGCCTTCATGGAGATGCCGGACGTGGAGGACGGCAGCCACACCTTGCTCGCGCCGGAGCTGGAGCCCGGCGACGCGGTAGTGTTCGACTTCCGCACCGTGCACGGCGCCGCCGGCAATACCGGCAGCGGACGGCGCCGGGCGTTCTCGGCCCGCTTCCTCGGCGACGACGTGCGCTTCATGCAGCGTCCCGGGCGAACCTCGCCGCCGTTCCCCGGCATCGGCCAGCAAACCGGCGAGCGCCTGCGCGAAGACTGGTTCCCGGTGGTCTGGCGCGCCGCGCAGTAA
- a CDS encoding LysR family transcriptional regulator yields the protein MIPFSFRQLEYFVAAAEHGSISAAARARHVSQPSVSTAIAQLEATLGEPLFRRQVSRGLSLTPAGQRLLGRARDVLALAAGLAADDGAGRGLSGQLSLTCFQDLGPYFVPRLLAGLRERHPGISVTLFEADLAAVHRTLQAGKAELAVTYELGLDARTERRTLAELAPYALLPAGHALAGGADVSLADLAAERLILEDIPQTREYFLSLFWAHGLRPALHQYTQTFEMQRGLVAHGYGVALSCTRPAGDHSYDGVPIACLPLREPVTPQRVVLARSPAMRASPLAQAFMDWVDTGADRAAGQRG from the coding sequence ATGATCCCTTTTTCGTTCCGCCAGCTCGAGTACTTTGTCGCCGCCGCCGAGCACGGCAGCATCAGCGCCGCGGCGCGGGCACGCCATGTGTCGCAGCCCTCGGTATCGACCGCGATCGCCCAGCTGGAGGCCACGCTGGGCGAGCCGCTGTTCCGGCGGCAGGTCAGCCGCGGGCTGTCGCTGACCCCCGCCGGGCAGCGCCTGCTGGGCAGGGCCCGCGACGTGCTGGCGCTGGCAGCGGGGCTTGCCGCCGACGACGGCGCCGGTCGTGGCCTGAGCGGCCAGCTGTCGCTGACCTGTTTCCAGGACCTTGGCCCGTACTTCGTGCCGCGCCTGCTGGCGGGCCTGCGCGAGCGCCATCCCGGCATCTCGGTGACGCTGTTCGAGGCGGATCTCGCCGCCGTCCATCGCACCCTGCAAGCCGGCAAGGCGGAGCTGGCGGTGACCTATGAGCTGGGACTCGACGCCCGCACCGAACGTCGCACGCTGGCCGAGCTGGCCCCGTACGCGCTGTTGCCGGCCGGGCATGCGCTGGCAGGCGGTGCCGATGTCAGCCTGGCCGACCTGGCCGCCGAGCGGCTGATCCTCGAGGACATCCCCCAGACCCGCGAATACTTCCTGTCATTGTTCTGGGCGCATGGGCTGCGCCCGGCGCTGCACCAGTACACGCAGACCTTCGAGATGCAGCGCGGGCTGGTGGCGCACGGCTACGGCGTGGCGCTGTCGTGCACGCGGCCCGCGGGCGACCACAGCTACGACGGCGTGCCGATTGCCTGCCTGCCGCTGCGCGAGCCGGTGACGCCGCAGCGAGTGGTGCTGGCGCGCTCGCCGGCGATGCGGGCATCGCCGCTCGCGCAGGCATTCATGGATTGGGTGGATACCGGCGCGGACCGCGCCGCAGGTCAGCGCGGGTAG
- a CDS encoding anhydro-N-acetylmuramic acid kinase, with protein MSGTSMDGADAVLVDFSGARPAVLAASSQPFPDTLRAAFGALQQPGEDEIHREALAANALAQVYAACVAALLREARIDAASVAAIGAHGQTIRHRPGLYDGIGYTRQSQHPARLAELTGIDVVADFRSRDLAAGGQGAPLVPALHHALFGSEAEIRVACNIGGISNISILPAAGGPVSGFDCGPGNALLDYWIGRHRGLAFDSNGDWGASGRVDAALLAQCLAEPYFSAPPPKSTGRDLFHPGWLEARLAAFPALAPADVQATLAALTAEAIARDVRACAPAARRLIVCGGGARNAFVMARLAQALPGVAIETSDDYGVPVSQVEAIAFAWLARQCLLRLPGNVPTVTGAAGPRVLGAIYPR; from the coding sequence ATGTCCGGCACCAGCATGGACGGTGCCGATGCGGTGCTGGTCGATTTCAGCGGCGCGCGGCCCGCGGTGCTGGCGGCCAGCAGCCAACCCTTCCCCGACACGCTGCGCGCCGCCTTCGGCGCCTTGCAGCAACCCGGCGAGGATGAAATCCACCGCGAGGCCCTGGCGGCCAATGCGCTGGCGCAGGTGTACGCCGCTTGCGTCGCCGCGCTGTTGCGCGAGGCGCGCATCGATGCCGCCTCGGTGGCCGCCATCGGCGCCCATGGCCAGACCATCCGCCACCGGCCCGGCCTCTACGACGGCATCGGCTATACCCGCCAGAGCCAGCATCCGGCGCGGCTCGCGGAGCTGACCGGCATCGACGTGGTGGCTGACTTCCGCAGCCGCGACCTCGCCGCCGGCGGACAGGGCGCGCCGCTGGTGCCGGCATTGCACCACGCGCTGTTCGGCAGCGAGGCCGAGATCCGCGTGGCCTGCAATATCGGCGGCATCTCCAACATCAGCATCCTGCCGGCGGCAGGCGGCCCCGTCAGCGGCTTCGACTGCGGTCCGGGCAATGCGCTGCTCGACTACTGGATCGGCCGCCACCGTGGCCTGGCCTTCGACAGCAACGGCGACTGGGGCGCCAGCGGGCGGGTCGACGCCGCGCTGCTGGCACAGTGCCTGGCCGAGCCCTATTTCAGCGCGCCGCCGCCCAAGAGCACCGGGCGCGACCTGTTCCATCCGGGCTGGCTGGAAGCCCGGCTGGCGGCGTTCCCGGCGCTCGCGCCGGCCGACGTGCAGGCAACCCTGGCCGCGCTGACCGCCGAGGCCATCGCGCGCGATGTGCGCGCCTGCGCGCCCGCTGCGCGGCGGCTGATCGTCTGCGGCGGGGGCGCCCGCAATGCCTTCGTGATGGCGCGGCTGGCGCAGGCCCTGCCCGGCGTGGCCATCGAAACCTCGGACGACTACGGCGTGCCGGTGTCGCAGGTCGAAGCCATCGCCTTTGCCTGGCTGGCGCGCCAGTGCCTGCTGCGCCTGCCAGGCAACGTGCCCACCGTGACCGGCGCCGCCGGGCCTCGCGTGCTGGGCGCGATCTACCCGCGCTGA
- a CDS encoding M23 family metallopeptidase, which yields MWSRLREVFARELVVLVDPTNPQHARRRKQLTASVGAIFTLGMAAAMGVAPRSAYDDPRAPRTQQVLRMPDVREQLEQLTDTEAVYVREERMQRGDTIASLLKRLGVDDADAQAFIVKNPTARGLFNLNPGQAVQAEIDESNTLVSLQANLGGDAAASRELVIERVRVASGDTAAAYKAKVQRVDNDVHYEMASGAISSGGFFKAMDAANVPDEVVQQMLSIFSGVIDFHHDIAAGDRFRIIYEAGFRDGTFVRNGRVVAVELINRNQLHQALWFAPEGSKDSGAYYTFDGRSMKRPFLRSPVEFSRVSSGFGGREHPLHHDWAQHKGVDFAAPTGTKVLATGDGVVEFVGQQNGYGNIVILSHPNGYSTYYAHLSGFAGMRQGQAVRQGQLIGYVGATGWATGPHLHYEFRFNDVPQNPLTVTLMESPPLTGKSRQEFLTYTSGLLSRINALRTYNVLTAAN from the coding sequence ATGTGGTCCAGACTCCGCGAAGTTTTCGCGCGTGAGCTGGTGGTGCTGGTCGATCCGACCAACCCCCAGCATGCGCGGCGGCGCAAACAACTGACGGCCTCGGTCGGTGCGATCTTCACGCTCGGCATGGCCGCGGCCATGGGTGTCGCGCCGCGCAGCGCCTACGACGATCCGCGCGCGCCCCGCACCCAGCAGGTCCTGCGCATGCCCGACGTGCGCGAACAGCTCGAACAGCTCACCGACACCGAGGCGGTGTACGTGCGCGAAGAACGCATGCAGCGCGGCGACACCATCGCCAGCCTGCTCAAGCGCCTGGGCGTGGACGATGCCGACGCGCAGGCGTTCATCGTCAAGAACCCCACCGCGCGCGGCCTGTTCAACCTGAACCCGGGCCAGGCGGTGCAGGCGGAAATCGACGAGAGCAACACGCTGGTGTCGCTGCAGGCCAACCTGGGCGGCGACGCTGCGGCCTCGCGTGAGCTGGTGATCGAGCGCGTGCGCGTCGCCAGCGGCGACACCGCCGCCGCGTACAAGGCCAAGGTGCAGCGCGTCGACAACGACGTGCACTACGAGATGGCTTCGGGCGCGATTTCCTCGGGCGGCTTCTTCAAGGCCATGGACGCGGCCAACGTGCCCGACGAAGTGGTGCAGCAGATGCTGTCGATCTTCTCCGGCGTCATCGACTTCCACCACGACATCGCCGCCGGCGACCGCTTCCGCATCATCTATGAGGCAGGCTTCCGCGACGGCACCTTCGTGCGCAACGGCCGCGTCGTCGCGGTCGAGCTGATCAACCGCAACCAGCTGCACCAGGCGCTGTGGTTCGCGCCCGAGGGCAGCAAGGACAGCGGGGCTTACTACACCTTCGACGGGCGCAGCATGAAGCGGCCGTTCCTGCGTTCGCCGGTGGAGTTCTCGCGCGTGTCGTCGGGCTTCGGCGGCCGCGAGCATCCGCTGCATCATGACTGGGCCCAGCACAAGGGCGTGGACTTTGCCGCCCCGACCGGCACCAAGGTACTGGCCACCGGCGACGGCGTGGTGGAGTTCGTCGGCCAGCAGAACGGCTACGGCAACATCGTCATCCTGTCGCACCCGAACGGCTACTCCACCTACTACGCGCACCTGTCCGGATTTGCCGGCATGCGCCAGGGGCAGGCCGTGCGCCAGGGCCAACTGATCGGCTATGTCGGCGCGACCGGCTGGGCCACCGGCCCGCACCTGCACTACGAATTCCGCTTCAACGACGTGCCGCAGAATCCGCTGACCGTCACGCTGATGGAATCGCCGCCGCTGACCGGCAAGTCGCGCCAGGAATTCCTGACCTACACCAGCGGGCTGCTCAGCCGCATCAACGCGCTGCGCACCTACAACGTGCTGACCGCCGCCAACTGA
- the tyrS gene encoding tyrosine--tRNA ligase, whose amino-acid sequence MTEVASAAPAKYPLTPSVMQALEVSRRGCDELLIESEWAQKLARSEATGVPLRIKLGLDPTAPDIHIGHTVVLNKLRQLQDLGHQVIFLIGDFTSTIGDPSGRNSTRPPLTREQIEANAQTYYRQASLVLDPARTEIRYNSEWCDPLGARGMIQLAAKYTVARMMERDDFTKRFRSGIPISVHEFLYPLMQGYDSVALKSDLELGGTDQKFNLLVGRELQKEYGQEPQCILTMPLLVGLDGVEKMSKSKGNYVGVTEAPNEMFGKLMSISDDLMWQYFTLLSFRPMSEIDLMKQEIAAGRNPRDCKVLLAQEIVARFHSQADAEKALEDFNHRARGGVPDDIPAVSLEGAPLGIAQLLKQANLVPSTSEANRNIEQGGVKIDGATVSDKATRVAAGTYVVQVGKRRFARVTLA is encoded by the coding sequence ATGACTGAAGTTGCCTCGGCCGCACCGGCCAAATACCCCCTGACGCCTTCGGTGATGCAGGCCCTGGAAGTTTCCAGGCGCGGCTGCGACGAACTGCTGATCGAATCGGAGTGGGCGCAGAAGCTGGCGCGCAGCGAGGCCACCGGTGTGCCGCTGCGCATCAAGCTGGGGCTGGACCCGACCGCGCCCGACATCCATATCGGCCATACCGTGGTGCTGAACAAGCTGCGCCAGCTGCAGGACCTCGGCCACCAGGTGATCTTCCTGATCGGCGACTTCACCTCGACCATCGGCGATCCGTCGGGCCGCAACAGCACGCGCCCGCCGCTCACGCGCGAGCAGATCGAGGCCAACGCCCAGACCTACTACCGCCAGGCCAGCCTGGTGCTCGACCCGGCCCGTACCGAGATCCGCTACAACAGCGAATGGTGCGATCCGCTCGGCGCGCGCGGCATGATCCAGCTGGCGGCCAAGTACACCGTGGCGCGCATGATGGAGCGCGACGACTTCACCAAGCGCTTCCGTTCCGGCATTCCGATTTCCGTGCACGAGTTCCTCTACCCGCTGATGCAGGGTTACGACTCGGTGGCGCTGAAGTCCGACCTGGAACTGGGCGGCACCGACCAGAAGTTCAACCTGCTGGTCGGGCGCGAGCTGCAGAAGGAATACGGCCAGGAGCCGCAGTGCATCCTGACCATGCCGCTGCTGGTGGGCCTGGACGGCGTCGAGAAGATGTCCAAGTCCAAGGGCAACTACGTCGGCGTGACCGAGGCGCCCAACGAGATGTTCGGCAAGCTGATGAGCATCTCGGACGACCTGATGTGGCAGTACTTCACGCTGCTGTCGTTCCGCCCGATGAGCGAGATCGACCTGATGAAGCAGGAGATCGCCGCCGGCCGCAACCCGCGCGACTGCAAGGTGCTGCTGGCGCAGGAGATCGTGGCGCGCTTCCACAGCCAGGCCGACGCCGAGAAGGCGCTGGAAGACTTCAACCACCGCGCCCGCGGCGGCGTGCCGGACGATATTCCCGCTGTCAGCCTGGAAGGTGCGCCGCTGGGCATCGCGCAACTGCTCAAGCAGGCCAACCTGGTGCCGTCGACCTCGGAAGCCAACCGCAATATCGAGCAGGGCGGCGTCAAGATCGACGGCGCCACCGTGAGCGACAAGGCCACCCGGGTGGCGGCGGGCACCTACGTCGTGCAGGTCGGCAAGCGCCGCTTCGCGCGCGTGACGCTGGCCTGA
- the dtd gene encoding D-aminoacyl-tRNA deacylase has protein sequence MIALIQRVAQARVTVAGRTTGEIGAGLLALVCAERGDTEAQAERLLAKMLSYRVFSDADGKMNLPVQNMDGNGNPGGLLVVSQFTLAADTNSGTRPSFTPAASPEDGRRLYEHFVAQARAAHPQVQTGEFGAMMQVSLVNDGPVTFWLRVPPA, from the coding sequence ATGATCGCGCTGATCCAGCGGGTGGCCCAGGCCCGCGTCACGGTCGCCGGCCGCACCACCGGCGAAATCGGCGCCGGCCTGCTGGCACTGGTCTGCGCCGAGCGCGGCGACACCGAGGCGCAGGCCGAGCGGCTGCTGGCCAAGATGCTGTCGTACCGGGTGTTTTCCGATGCGGACGGCAAGATGAACCTGCCGGTGCAGAACATGGACGGCAACGGCAACCCCGGCGGGCTGCTGGTGGTGTCGCAGTTCACGCTGGCGGCCGATACCAACAGCGGCACGCGGCCGAGCTTCACGCCCGCGGCCTCGCCCGAGGACGGACGGCGCCTGTACGAGCATTTCGTCGCGCAGGCGCGCGCGGCACATCCGCAGGTGCAGACCGGCGAGTTCGGCGCGATGATGCAGGTCAGCCTGGTCAACGACGGTCCCGTCACCTTCTGGCTGCGCGTGCCGCCGGCCTGA
- a CDS encoding YbhB/YbcL family Raf kinase inhibitor-like protein has product MKLWSKSFQDNAPIPGEFAFCVPDAAAHVALSNNRNPDLHWDDAPAETRSFVLICHDRDVPSRGDDVNQEGREVPASLPRVDFFHWVLVDIPPGLTSIAAGSHSDGVIARGKPGPEATGGTATAGGLRHGINDYTGWFAGDADMKGDYYGYDGPCPPWNDTLLHHYVFTLYALDIDRLPLEGTFTGTQVREAIQGHVLAQASLTGTYTLNPKLATSSAA; this is encoded by the coding sequence ATGAAACTCTGGAGCAAGTCCTTCCAAGACAACGCGCCGATCCCCGGCGAGTTCGCTTTCTGCGTGCCCGACGCCGCCGCCCACGTGGCCCTGTCGAACAACCGCAATCCCGACCTGCACTGGGACGACGCGCCGGCCGAGACGCGCTCGTTCGTGCTGATCTGCCATGACCGCGACGTGCCCAGCCGCGGCGACGACGTCAACCAGGAAGGCCGCGAAGTGCCGGCGTCGCTGCCGCGCGTGGACTTCTTCCACTGGGTGCTGGTCGACATTCCGCCCGGCCTGACCTCGATCGCCGCCGGCTCGCACAGCGACGGCGTGATCGCGCGCGGCAAGCCGGGGCCGGAAGCCACCGGCGGCACCGCCACCGCGGGCGGCCTGCGCCATGGCATCAACGACTACACCGGCTGGTTTGCCGGCGACGCCGACATGAAGGGCGACTACTACGGCTACGACGGCCCGTGCCCGCCGTGGAACGACACGCTGCTGCACCACTACGTGTTCACGCTGTATGCGCTGGACATCGACCGGCTGCCGCTGGAAGGCACCTTTACCGGCACCCAGGTGCGCGAGGCGATCCAGGGGCACGTGCTGGCGCAGGCCAGCCTGACCGGCACCTATACGCTGAACCCGAAGCTGGCCACCTCATCGGCGGCCTGA
- a CDS encoding histidine phosphatase family protein, with protein sequence MSQSPGPHSLAFTHLIVIRHGETAWNRERRLQGQLDIPLNETGHAQARALAHALAGEPIDAVYSSDLSRAMATAAPLAQALGLQVRPDARLRERSYGSLQGKTYAEVAEHLPEDFARWQARVPDYAPPEGESLLGFHERTVDAVLALSRRHPGERIALVAHGGVLDCLYREATGMTLEAPRQHELLNASVNRLRSDSTHLTLAQWGDVSHLENLALDEVDRRVP encoded by the coding sequence ATGTCGCAAAGCCCCGGGCCGCATTCGCTGGCCTTTACCCACCTGATCGTGATCCGCCACGGCGAAACGGCCTGGAACCGGGAGCGCCGGCTGCAGGGCCAGCTCGATATTCCGCTGAACGAGACCGGCCATGCCCAGGCCCGCGCGCTGGCGCATGCGCTGGCGGGCGAGCCGATCGACGCGGTGTACTCCAGCGACCTGTCGCGCGCGATGGCCACCGCCGCACCGCTGGCGCAGGCGCTGGGGCTGCAGGTGCGTCCCGATGCGCGGCTGCGCGAGCGCAGCTATGGCTCGCTGCAGGGCAAGACCTACGCCGAGGTGGCCGAGCACCTGCCGGAAGATTTTGCGCGCTGGCAGGCGCGCGTGCCGGATTACGCGCCGCCCGAGGGGGAATCGCTGCTGGGCTTCCACGAACGCACGGTGGACGCGGTGCTGGCGCTGTCGCGCCGGCATCCGGGCGAGCGCATCGCGCTGGTCGCGCACGGGGGCGTGCTCGACTGCCTCTACCGCGAGGCCACCGGCATGACGCTGGAAGCGCCACGCCAGCATGAGCTGCTCAATGCCAGCGTCAACCGGCTGCGCAGCGACAGCACCCACCTGACGCTGGCCCAGTGGGGCGACGTCAGCCACCTGGAGAACCTGGCGCTGGACGAGGTGGACCGGCGCGTGCCGTAG
- a CDS encoding queuosine precursor transporter produces the protein MSATTAGPPQAGRVYRYYDFVMVAFVTVLLCSNLIGAAKAAQVTLPLIGTVTFGAGVLFFPISYIFGDVLTEVYGYGRDRRVVWAGFAALAFATFMSLVVLNMPVAPFMADYQKSLQDVFGNTWRIALGSLVAFCCGSFANSYVLAKMKLWTAGRWLWTRTIGSTLAGELVDSSLFYVIAFYGIWPIEQVIQVAVAQYVLKTGWEVVMTPVTYKVVGFLKRAENEDYFDRHTNFTPFRVRV, from the coding sequence ATGTCTGCCACCACCGCCGGCCCGCCCCAGGCCGGCCGCGTCTACCGCTACTACGACTTCGTCATGGTGGCCTTCGTCACCGTGCTGCTGTGCTCGAACCTGATCGGCGCGGCCAAGGCGGCGCAGGTGACGCTGCCGCTGATCGGCACGGTCACCTTCGGCGCCGGCGTGCTGTTCTTCCCGATCTCATACATCTTCGGCGACGTGCTGACCGAGGTCTACGGCTATGGGCGCGACCGGCGCGTGGTCTGGGCGGGTTTTGCCGCGCTGGCATTCGCCACCTTCATGAGCCTGGTGGTGCTGAACATGCCGGTCGCGCCGTTCATGGCGGACTACCAGAAGAGCCTGCAGGACGTGTTCGGCAATACCTGGCGCATCGCGCTCGGCTCGCTGGTGGCATTCTGCTGCGGCAGCTTTGCCAACAGCTACGTGCTGGCCAAGATGAAGCTGTGGACCGCGGGCAGGTGGCTGTGGACGCGCACCATCGGTTCGACGCTGGCCGGCGAGCTGGTGGACTCGTCACTGTTCTACGTGATCGCCTTCTACGGCATCTGGCCGATCGAGCAGGTGATCCAGGTGGCAGTGGCGCAGTACGTGCTGAAGACCGGCTGGGAGGTGGTGATGACGCCGGTGACGTACAAGGTGGTGGGCTTCCTGAAGCGGGCCGAGAACGAAGATTACTTCGACCGGCATACCAACTTCACGCCGTTCCGGGTCAGGGTCTAG
- a CDS encoding BPSL1445 family SYLF domain-containing lipoprotein, whose product MNRRHFVTRVAGSGLLVATAMAAGCTTTGTGASKDPVAKKQEIDAGVDGALNRLFSSANGSRELAQRAQGILVFPRVLAGGFIVGAEYGEGALRSKGATVGYYSTTQASVGLTAGGQSKAVIIMFMTPEAYNKFVASKGWTAGADANVAVAKIGADGRLDTLTSQQPVIAFVQTNAGLMFDVSVNGSKISKLDI is encoded by the coding sequence ATGAATCGTCGCCACTTTGTTACCCGGGTTGCCGGATCGGGCCTGCTCGTCGCGACCGCGATGGCCGCGGGCTGTACCACCACCGGCACCGGCGCGTCCAAAGACCCGGTCGCCAAGAAGCAAGAGATCGATGCGGGAGTCGATGGCGCGCTGAACCGCCTGTTCTCCTCGGCCAACGGCTCGCGCGAGCTGGCGCAGCGCGCGCAGGGCATCCTGGTGTTCCCGCGCGTACTGGCCGGCGGCTTTATCGTGGGCGCCGAATACGGCGAAGGCGCGTTGCGATCGAAGGGCGCGACGGTCGGCTACTACAGCACGACGCAGGCCTCGGTCGGGCTGACCGCCGGCGGACAGTCCAAGGCGGTCATCATCATGTTCATGACGCCCGAGGCTTACAACAAGTTCGTGGCCAGCAAGGGCTGGACTGCCGGTGCGGATGCCAACGTGGCGGTCGCGAAGATCGGCGCGGACGGCAGGCTCGACACGCTGACCAGCCAGCAGCCGGTGATTGCCTTCGTGCAGACCAACGCCGGCCTGATGTTCGACGTCTCGGTGAACGGGTCCAAGATCAGCAAGCTGGATATCTGA